Proteins encoded in a region of the Zunongwangia endophytica genome:
- a CDS encoding helix-turn-helix domain-containing protein, with translation MKEIIARNFKLLRNKLGITQIEMAEYLDLSSREVISYYENGDRDIPLDILEKCCNLFGVELIELFEENEAKVKTNIHFAFRADDLEKEDLKSIADFKEIMKNYGRMKQLMNRG, from the coding sequence ATGAAAGAAATCATTGCACGTAATTTTAAACTTTTACGAAATAAATTGGGTATAACTCAAATCGAAATGGCTGAGTACCTTGATTTATCTTCAAGAGAAGTTATAAGCTATTATGAAAATGGAGATAGAGATATCCCATTAGATATTTTAGAAAAATGTTGCAACCTATTTGGCGTTGAATTAATAGAATTATTTGAAGAGAATGAAGCCAAAGTAAAGACCAATATTCATTTTGCATTCCGAGCCGATGATCTGGAAAAAGAAGATTTAAAATCAATAGCTGATTTCAAAGAAATAATGAAGAATTATGGTCGAATGAAACAATTAATGAATCGTGGCTAA
- a CDS encoding ATP-binding cassette domain-containing protein: MTHIAIYAENYRAVAKLIADINNDKKVAGFEEFQYKKGLEHSEAVLQNFIKEDQKHGNSILVKEENRSLRTFSSGEKRKALLEYLLKKEPDYLILDDPFDCLDVQSVASFKQRLTELESDFSMLQIFRRKEDILDFIDTVLTFDTEENIVLKDKIDFSENDNQFLEQESTIPPAPKVFENIPEVLLRLENVTVSYKERRILNNISWEVKRGEFWKLTGPNGSGKTTILSMVYGDNPKAYGVDLFLFGNKKGSGESVWDIKKKIGYFSPAITELFNRRNTVEDMVISGLLDSVGLYQKPSDKQKALAQQWLETLGFQNKAKKVFNDLPNLEKRMILIARAMIKHPPLLILDEPSTGLDDKSALKITNLINQIAAQSETAIIYVSHRKEKGLHPDFEYELFPSVGGSEGKEISV; encoded by the coding sequence ATGACACATATTGCGATTTACGCAGAGAATTACCGAGCAGTTGCTAAACTTATCGCTGATATCAACAACGATAAAAAAGTAGCTGGTTTCGAGGAATTCCAGTATAAAAAAGGCTTAGAACATTCAGAAGCAGTTTTACAAAATTTTATAAAAGAAGACCAAAAACACGGAAATTCTATTTTAGTTAAAGAAGAAAATCGAAGTTTGCGCACATTTTCTAGTGGTGAAAAACGAAAAGCTTTATTAGAGTATTTGTTGAAAAAGGAACCGGATTATTTAATTTTAGACGATCCTTTCGATTGTTTAGATGTACAGTCGGTAGCAAGTTTTAAGCAGCGCTTAACCGAGTTAGAATCTGATTTTAGTATGCTGCAAATTTTCCGAAGAAAAGAAGATATTCTAGATTTTATAGATACCGTATTAACCTTTGATACAGAAGAGAATATTGTGCTGAAAGATAAAATTGATTTTAGCGAAAATGACAATCAATTTTTAGAGCAAGAAAGCACTATTCCGCCTGCTCCAAAAGTATTCGAGAATATTCCTGAAGTTTTACTGAGATTAGAAAACGTAACTGTTTCTTACAAAGAGCGGCGTATTTTAAATAATATCAGCTGGGAAGTGAAACGTGGTGAATTCTGGAAACTTACGGGGCCAAATGGTTCAGGTAAAACTACGATTTTAAGCATGGTTTATGGCGATAATCCTAAAGCTTACGGAGTCGATTTATTTCTCTTCGGAAATAAAAAAGGTAGTGGCGAATCGGTTTGGGATATCAAAAAGAAAATTGGCTATTTTTCCCCGGCAATTACAGAATTATTTAATCGAAGAAACACGGTTGAAGACATGGTAATTTCAGGTTTATTAGATAGCGTAGGTTTATATCAAAAACCGTCGGATAAACAAAAAGCTTTAGCACAGCAATGGCTCGAAACTTTAGGATTTCAGAATAAAGCCAAAAAAGTGTTTAACGATTTACCGAATCTCGAAAAGCGAATGATCCTAATTGCCAGGGCAATGATAAAACATCCACCATTATTAATTTTAGACGAGCCTTCTACAGGATTAGATGATAAAAGTGCTTTAAAAATAACAAATCTGATCAATCAAATAGCAGCGCAAAGCGAAACCGCAATTATTTATGTTTCTCACCGAAAAGAAAAAGGCCTACATCCCGATTTTGAATACGAGTTATTTCCTTCGGTAGGAGGATCGGAAGGAAAAGAGATTAGTGTTTAG
- the mutS gene encoding DNA mismatch repair protein MutS: protein MKQYSAIKAKYPDAMLLFRVGDFYETFGADAVVAARILNIVLTKRNNGSERSELAGFPHHSLNTYLPKLVKAGQRVAICDQLEDPKMTKKIVKRGVTELVTPGVALSDEVLNSKSNNFLCAIHYGKRNLGISFLDVSTGEFLTAQGTQEYIDKLLQNFSPSEVLIQKKYKKNFASDFGEDYHIFYLEDWVFKNDFASETLNSHFETASLKGFGVSHLEEGIIASGAILHYLAETQHNKLQHITAISRIAEEEYVWMDRFTIRNLELYHSNAANAVTLLDVIDKTISPMGGRLLKRWLALPLKNSEKIKKRHEVVGYLLEHPEILYKIQEQVKEMSDLERLISKVATGKVSPREVIQLKNSLEAIIPVKETALNCENEALKVIGDNLHACELLRSKITESINEEAPVLVQKGNVIAKGFHKELDELRDIAFSGKDYLNNMLERESAATGISSLKIGNNNVYGYYIEVRNTHKDKVPAEWVRKQTLVNAERYITEELKEYESKILGAEEKILQLEQQLFSKLVLWMNDYIQPVQQNAQLIAQMDCLCSFAQQAKIEQYCKPEIEEGFELQIEEGRHPVIEKQLPIGESYVTNSVFLDREEQQVIMITGPNMSGKSAILRQTALIVLMAQMGSFVPAKAANIGLVDKIFTRVGASDNISMGESTFMVEMNETANILNNISERSLVLLDEIGRGTSTYDGISIAWAISEYLHEHPSRPKTLFATHYHELNEMCDTFTRIKNYNVSVKELKDNVLFLRKLIPGGSEHSFGIHVAKMAGMPQQVLHRANKILKKLEQSHNMEESGDVLKKSAEEEMQLSFFHLDDPLLEDLRDELISIDIDTLTPVEALMKLNEIKRMLSVKQKNKAEIVKK, encoded by the coding sequence ATGAAGCAATATTCGGCTATTAAAGCTAAATATCCCGATGCAATGTTGTTGTTTCGGGTGGGAGATTTCTACGAAACTTTTGGAGCAGATGCTGTTGTGGCTGCCCGAATTTTAAATATTGTACTTACAAAACGTAACAATGGTAGTGAGCGAAGTGAGCTTGCTGGTTTTCCGCATCATTCGCTAAATACGTATCTACCTAAATTAGTAAAAGCGGGACAACGGGTAGCGATTTGCGATCAGTTAGAAGATCCCAAAATGACTAAAAAGATCGTGAAGCGCGGCGTAACCGAATTGGTGACTCCCGGTGTTGCGCTAAGCGACGAGGTTTTAAATAGCAAATCGAATAACTTCCTATGTGCTATTCATTACGGAAAAAGAAATCTGGGGATATCCTTTTTGGATGTTTCAACAGGAGAATTTTTAACCGCGCAGGGAACTCAGGAATATATCGATAAGTTGCTTCAGAATTTTAGTCCGAGTGAAGTTTTAATTCAGAAGAAATATAAAAAGAATTTTGCATCAGATTTTGGGGAAGATTACCATATTTTCTACTTAGAAGATTGGGTTTTTAAAAACGATTTTGCTTCAGAAACTTTAAATAGTCATTTTGAAACTGCTTCTTTAAAAGGATTTGGGGTTTCGCATTTGGAAGAAGGTATTATTGCTTCCGGAGCGATTCTTCATTATCTAGCCGAAACTCAGCATAACAAACTGCAGCATATCACGGCGATTAGCCGAATTGCTGAAGAAGAATATGTTTGGATGGATCGATTTACCATCCGTAATCTGGAATTATATCACAGCAATGCTGCCAATGCGGTAACACTTTTAGATGTGATCGATAAGACGATTTCTCCAATGGGCGGGCGACTGCTTAAACGCTGGTTGGCGCTTCCTTTAAAGAATTCAGAAAAAATAAAAAAGCGTCACGAAGTTGTTGGTTATCTTTTAGAGCATCCCGAGATTTTATATAAAATCCAGGAACAGGTTAAAGAAATGAGCGATTTAGAACGCTTAATTTCAAAAGTAGCCACTGGAAAGGTAAGTCCGCGTGAAGTTATTCAGCTTAAAAATTCTTTAGAAGCCATTATTCCGGTAAAAGAGACCGCTTTAAACTGCGAGAATGAAGCTTTAAAAGTTATTGGTGATAATTTACATGCCTGCGAATTACTTCGGTCTAAAATAACCGAAAGTATTAATGAGGAGGCGCCGGTTTTAGTTCAGAAAGGGAATGTAATTGCTAAAGGTTTCCATAAAGAATTAGATGAGCTTCGCGATATTGCATTTTCCGGCAAGGATTATCTAAACAATATGTTGGAGCGCGAAAGTGCAGCAACCGGAATTTCTTCGTTAAAAATCGGTAACAATAATGTGTACGGTTATTATATAGAAGTTAGAAATACGCATAAAGATAAAGTGCCTGCTGAATGGGTTAGAAAGCAAACTTTAGTAAACGCTGAAAGATATATTACTGAAGAATTGAAAGAATACGAATCTAAAATTTTAGGAGCTGAAGAAAAGATACTTCAACTCGAACAGCAATTATTTTCGAAATTGGTGCTTTGGATGAATGATTATATTCAGCCAGTACAACAAAATGCGCAACTTATCGCGCAAATGGATTGTTTATGCTCTTTTGCGCAGCAAGCCAAAATAGAACAATATTGTAAGCCTGAAATAGAGGAAGGTTTTGAATTGCAAATCGAAGAAGGTCGCCATCCGGTAATCGAAAAACAGTTGCCAATTGGCGAATCTTATGTAACAAACAGTGTTTTCTTAGATCGCGAGGAGCAGCAGGTGATTATGATCACCGGGCCTAATATGAGTGGTAAGTCGGCTATTTTACGACAAACGGCTCTAATTGTACTAATGGCACAAATGGGGAGTTTTGTGCCCGCAAAAGCCGCAAATATTGGTTTGGTAGATAAAATTTTTACCAGGGTAGGAGCTAGCGATAATATTTCGATGGGAGAATCTACTTTTATGGTAGAAATGAATGAAACTGCAAATATTCTTAATAATATTTCTGAAAGGAGTTTAGTGCTTTTAGATGAAATTGGTCGTGGTACTAGTACTTACGATGGGATTTCTATTGCGTGGGCAATTAGCGAGTATTTACACGAACATCCATCACGTCCAAAAACGCTATTTGCGACGCATTATCATGAGTTAAATGAAATGTGTGATACATTTACCCGAATTAAAAATTATAACGTCTCTGTAAAGGAATTAAAGGACAACGTACTTTTCCTTCGAAAACTTATTCCAGGTGGTAGTGAACATAGCTTTGGGATTCATGTCGCTAAAATGGCAGGAATGCCGCAACAAGTTTTACACCGCGCGAATAAGATTCTAAAAAAGCTCGAGCAAAGCCATAATATGGAAGAAAGTGGAGATGTTTTAAAAAAATCTGCAGAAGAAGAAATGCAACTTAGTTTTTTTCATCTCGACGATCCATTATTAGAAGATTTGCGAGACGAATTGATAAGTATTGATATTGATACACTTACGCCGGTGGAGGCTTTAATGAAGCTGAATGAGATAAAGCGAATGCTATCGGTAAAACAAAAAAATAAGGCTGAAATCGTAAAAAAATAA
- a CDS encoding ImmA/IrrE family metallo-endopeptidase produces MAKINKNLIEKNANDFRNINGISPFSALDLNNLLRKLKVNTLFKPLSNNFSGMAIKSDSLFILINTSQNIGRQNFTICHELYHLFIQEDFNIETTYQVGKFNRKDINEFKADCFASFLLMPEQGVFSLIPNEEIIYSNVTLDTIVNLEQYFKVSRIAMLYRLLGLGLINNKQLSEFSTGVIISAIKRGYSEELYKPNFKNELISDYGDLANKLLESEKISEGDYYSLMRRIGIDVLSNKYLDDDQRSI; encoded by the coding sequence GTGGCTAAAATCAACAAAAATTTAATTGAAAAAAACGCTAATGATTTTAGAAATATTAATGGTATTAGTCCATTTTCTGCATTAGATCTAAATAATCTTCTTAGAAAATTAAAGGTTAATACCTTGTTTAAGCCACTTTCAAATAATTTTTCTGGAATGGCGATTAAGTCTGATTCTCTTTTTATACTAATAAATACTTCTCAGAACATAGGCAGACAAAACTTTACTATTTGTCACGAACTTTACCACCTTTTCATACAAGAAGATTTTAACATTGAGACCACGTATCAAGTCGGAAAATTTAATCGTAAAGATATTAATGAATTTAAAGCTGATTGTTTCGCTTCGTTTCTGCTTATGCCTGAACAAGGCGTTTTTTCGCTAATCCCTAATGAAGAGATTATTTATTCAAATGTAACTTTGGATACAATTGTTAACCTAGAACAATACTTCAAAGTCTCTAGGATCGCGATGCTGTACAGGTTATTAGGTTTAGGTCTGATAAACAATAAACAACTCAGTGAATTCTCAACAGGAGTAATCATCAGTGCAATTAAGCGAGGTTATTCCGAGGAATTATATAAGCCTAATTTTAAAAATGAGTTAATAAGTGATTATGGAGATTTAGCTAACAAATTACTTGAATCCGAAAAAATCAGTGAAGGTGATTATTATTCTTTAATGAGAAGAATTGGTATTGATGTTTTGTCGAATAAATACTTAGATGATGATCAAAGATCTATATGA
- a CDS encoding tyrosine-type recombinase/integrase, producing the protein MKKKLKNENVPRNVPRNTTISLEISMSQKRYSQPKLYIPKTNGKPTVGPGKRWNVNFYWRTNPDGPLDRKFTFTKKINRLKTVKERKIAGKHLVSILTTALERGWIPDNEERNKKSKKRGPQMTLATAMEYAYKIKLKSGKKESTLNGYDFHKNRFLDWAKSNGYYGLDPARFSIDHFYEFLDWLRFDYVNEQTGKEVSGSSVNNHKSSLSALFTTMKNERHIPYNFIKDIPNVESDPVNNKAFTVEELKVIREELEKTDPYLIHYVSFVIYSLLRPLEICRLKVKDINTKNWLLQVETKTDDLSVRRVIEKLKPTIKEMELQNSLPSYTLFTNQNKPADWDVSLKSKADHFGKRFREVKTRLGFGREYGIYSCRHTAIMNLYNSLIDEGLGEQEILFKLMPITQHKSVAGIKNYLRKHKKSIPPDHSNIFTLEF; encoded by the coding sequence ATGAAAAAGAAACTAAAAAACGAAAACGTCCCTAGAAACGTCCCTAGAAATACTACCATTTCTTTAGAGATTTCTATGAGTCAAAAGCGATATTCACAACCCAAACTTTATATTCCCAAGACTAACGGAAAACCAACTGTTGGTCCTGGTAAAAGATGGAATGTGAATTTCTACTGGCGTACTAATCCAGACGGACCTTTAGATCGAAAATTTACTTTCACTAAAAAAATAAATCGTTTAAAGACGGTCAAAGAAAGAAAGATTGCTGGTAAGCATTTAGTTTCTATTCTTACCACTGCTTTAGAGCGCGGATGGATCCCTGATAACGAAGAACGCAATAAGAAATCCAAAAAACGTGGACCACAAATGACGCTGGCCACTGCAATGGAATATGCTTATAAGATCAAATTGAAATCCGGAAAAAAGGAATCTACACTTAATGGTTACGACTTTCATAAAAATAGGTTTCTAGATTGGGCAAAAAGTAACGGCTACTATGGTTTAGATCCGGCACGCTTTAGTATCGATCATTTTTATGAATTCCTTGATTGGCTGCGGTTTGATTATGTAAATGAGCAAACAGGGAAAGAAGTTTCCGGCAGTTCGGTTAATAATCATAAGTCGAGTCTTTCTGCATTGTTTACCACGATGAAGAATGAACGGCATATTCCATATAATTTCATTAAGGATATTCCGAATGTAGAATCGGATCCTGTTAATAATAAAGCTTTTACCGTAGAAGAGCTCAAGGTGATCAGGGAGGAACTGGAGAAAACAGATCCGTATTTAATACACTATGTATCGTTTGTAATTTATTCACTATTAAGGCCTCTTGAAATTTGCCGACTGAAGGTTAAAGATATCAATACCAAAAACTGGTTACTCCAGGTCGAAACCAAAACTGATGATTTAAGTGTTCGGCGTGTTATCGAAAAATTGAAGCCGACCATCAAAGAAATGGAGCTCCAGAACAGCCTACCTTCTTACACTTTATTTACGAATCAAAATAAGCCTGCAGATTGGGATGTTTCCTTGAAAAGTAAAGCAGATCATTTTGGTAAAAGATTTAGAGAAGTAAAGACCAGATTGGGCTTTGGCAGGGAATACGGAATTTACAGCTGCAGACACACGGCGATTATGAACTTATATAATAGTCTTATTGATGAAGGATTGGGAGAGCAGGAAATTTTGTTTAAATTAATGCCTATCACTCAACATAAAAGTGTTGCAGGTATTAAGAATTATCTTAGAAAACATAAAAAATCGATCCCGCCAGATCACTCGAATATATTCACCTTGGAATTTTAA
- a CDS encoding alpha/beta hydrolase yields the protein MKTFSIIFLFLGLSVSAQVKTLPLWPEDKIPNHQQSTEKEEINDDDVVWISKVQKPTLEVYLPVKQSATGQAVLICPGGGYAGLAYDWEGTQIAKFLNSKGIAAGVLKYRLPLSASIKESFKAPLQDAQRGIRLLRANASAWHIDKNKVGVMGFSAGGHLASTLGTHFQEAMYSGIDITDSEEMRPDFMVLIYPVISMDSAITHQGSHDNLLGKNPSAALEEQFSNELQVTKNTPETFILHAGDDGAVPVENSLRMYAALQKNGIKTEMHIYPEGEHGFALANGKYYLENWSTRLIDWLKNLK from the coding sequence ATGAAGACGTTCAGCATAATTTTTCTATTTCTTGGTTTATCAGTTTCAGCACAGGTTAAAACATTGCCTTTATGGCCTGAAGACAAAATACCTAATCATCAACAATCTACCGAAAAGGAAGAAATAAATGATGATGATGTCGTTTGGATTTCAAAAGTGCAAAAACCAACTCTGGAAGTTTATCTACCGGTGAAGCAATCGGCAACCGGCCAGGCAGTGCTTATTTGTCCCGGTGGAGGATATGCAGGTTTGGCGTACGATTGGGAAGGCACGCAGATTGCCAAATTTTTAAATTCAAAAGGAATTGCTGCCGGCGTGCTGAAGTACCGTTTACCATTATCAGCTTCCATAAAAGAAAGTTTTAAAGCACCGCTTCAAGATGCACAGCGTGGTATCAGATTGTTGCGGGCGAATGCTTCAGCATGGCATATTGATAAAAATAAAGTTGGTGTAATGGGCTTTTCTGCCGGTGGCCATTTAGCTTCAACATTAGGAACGCATTTTCAGGAAGCTATGTACTCAGGAATAGATATTACAGATTCCGAAGAAATGCGTCCAGATTTTATGGTTTTAATTTATCCGGTAATCAGTATGGATTCAGCAATAACGCATCAAGGATCTCATGATAATCTTTTGGGTAAAAACCCAAGTGCGGCATTAGAAGAACAATTTTCTAACGAGTTACAAGTGACTAAGAATACTCCAGAGACTTTTATATTACATGCCGGTGATGATGGTGCAGTTCCAGTAGAAAACAGTCTGCGTATGTATGCTGCTTTACAAAAAAATGGAATAAAAACTGAAATGCATATTTATCCTGAAGGAGAGCATGGATTTGCTTTAGCAAACGGGAAGTATTATTTAGAAAATTGGAGTACCCGGCTAATCGATTGGCTTAAGAATTTAAAATAG
- a CDS encoding BACON domain-containing protein: MPDNPHEGYELGLNPRSLSIKYKKFSGVIPNEMVALLWRYTVEDNVEILDAPQWLFVILEEIWRLDSGKVGRSDYKIAINENIANNLAPGNYSADIKIRGTVSSNLILGGRPLTYTLQINLTILEGTRLDIDNRSFKFEYRRGQNPPASQFLRVTSEKNWQIVSDQQWLRFSPETGQGNTLVTVTADPAGITTTTNRANYVVSDGDVQIQGVSFLYIFGSTGQDYINASKELITFAANYQETVSLSQRFQIDSSMNTQISTSVSWLEVNPVNNMSGVREIEVTTINTELLEIGSYNAVIEIEGSNFGSVFIDVVLDIVEQITQGLESGKLYYAGDRNKIQLGNAQQNAEIYLNFITSGTLQTQRYTRRTPYFRNTASIIIGQETETLLRPQNLPTLNTQNYIPVIPIRYDFKVFDKQMGQQLRKERADYSNILFLNGNRPLSNSLCYIPEILTIPNDGILALSWVAGEMIDVIEIAGDIQSLLPVTVTGKVQSFIFNASDFSLSTGQSFQIKCGQLSIQVIIKPADLPTTHLIWLNEWDCPEIFNCDGIFKIIDEEESTIATRNRDGKEYSTIVEVQEPQDFEVGTGNIYSEEEVQHLATILRSKRVWIQHGQKRWEVLRDFRNLVTSETRRHNRNFNLKFNLATK; the protein is encoded by the coding sequence ATGCCAGATAACCCACATGAAGGCTACGAATTAGGACTAAACCCAAGAAGCCTTTCTATTAAGTATAAAAAGTTTTCGGGAGTAATTCCAAATGAGATGGTGGCCTTATTATGGCGGTACACAGTCGAGGATAATGTAGAAATTCTGGATGCGCCTCAATGGCTCTTTGTTATACTCGAAGAGATTTGGAGATTAGACAGTGGTAAAGTAGGAAGATCCGATTATAAGATTGCTATAAATGAAAATATAGCTAACAATCTGGCACCGGGAAATTATTCCGCTGATATCAAAATAAGAGGAACAGTCTCCAGCAATTTAATCTTAGGAGGTAGGCCTTTAACATATACACTTCAGATAAATTTAACGATTCTAGAAGGTACTCGATTAGATATCGATAACAGAAGTTTTAAATTTGAATATAGGCGAGGACAGAACCCACCCGCATCTCAATTTCTTCGTGTAACAAGCGAAAAAAACTGGCAGATCGTATCCGATCAACAATGGCTTAGATTCTCCCCTGAAACAGGCCAGGGAAATACTTTGGTCACGGTAACGGCAGATCCGGCAGGAATTACGACTACTACAAACCGGGCTAATTACGTGGTAAGCGATGGTGATGTACAGATACAAGGAGTTTCATTTCTCTATATTTTTGGAAGCACAGGACAGGATTATATCAATGCGAGTAAAGAACTTATCACTTTCGCTGCAAACTATCAGGAAACAGTATCACTATCACAAAGATTTCAAATAGATTCTTCGATGAATACCCAAATTTCTACGAGCGTATCCTGGTTAGAGGTTAATCCGGTAAACAATATGAGTGGTGTTAGAGAAATCGAAGTAACAACAATAAATACTGAGTTACTTGAAATAGGCAGCTATAATGCCGTAATAGAAATTGAGGGTTCTAATTTTGGTTCTGTATTTATAGATGTCGTTTTAGACATTGTAGAACAGATTACTCAAGGATTAGAATCAGGTAAATTATATTATGCGGGAGATCGAAATAAAATACAGCTTGGCAATGCACAGCAAAATGCAGAGATCTACTTAAATTTTATTACCTCCGGAACTCTTCAAACACAAAGATATACAAGGCGGACACCGTATTTTCGCAATACCGCCAGTATAATAATCGGCCAAGAAACCGAAACTCTTTTACGTCCTCAAAACTTGCCAACGCTCAATACACAAAATTATATACCAGTAATTCCTATTCGCTATGACTTTAAGGTATTTGATAAGCAAATGGGACAACAATTGAGAAAAGAACGGGCCGATTATTCTAATATACTTTTTCTTAATGGCAATCGTCCGTTAAGCAATAGCCTTTGTTACATACCTGAGATTCTTACAATTCCAAATGATGGAATTTTAGCACTTTCATGGGTAGCAGGAGAAATGATCGATGTTATAGAAATAGCTGGTGATATTCAAAGTCTATTGCCGGTAACAGTAACCGGGAAAGTACAGAGTTTTATTTTTAATGCCAGTGATTTTTCACTTTCTACAGGACAAAGTTTTCAAATTAAATGTGGGCAGCTCTCCATTCAAGTAATAATTAAACCAGCAGATTTACCTACAACACACTTAATATGGTTGAATGAATGGGATTGTCCGGAAATTTTTAATTGCGACGGCATCTTCAAAATTATCGATGAAGAAGAAAGTACCATAGCTACACGTAATAGAGACGGTAAAGAATATAGCACTATAGTTGAAGTACAAGAGCCACAGGATTTTGAAGTTGGTACCGGGAATATCTACAGCGAAGAAGAAGTACAACATCTAGCCACTATACTTCGATCAAAGCGGGTTTGGATTCAGCATGGCCAGAAGCGCTGGGAAGTTCTAAGAGATTTTCGAAACCTGGTAACTTCTGAAACCAGGAGGCATAACAGAAATTTTAATCTAAAATTCAATCTAGCTACTAAATGA